A region of Streptomyces cinnamoneus DNA encodes the following proteins:
- a CDS encoding sensor histidine kinase, with product MRPRWPRRVSAHVLSVQLVITTGVTALATGLFLEPLGAQLDDQAEHRALAIAQATAAQPGIAHAVLAGPPDPEGPVQAAAERIRLATDASYVVVVDTRGIRYSHTTPAEIGRHVSTDPGQALGGREWTGIESGTLGRSARGKVPLRDGEGAIVGAVSVGIAYGDVRDLLLHALPGILVGAGAALAAGALAAFALSWRLRKRTHGIELSEISALLDEREAMLHGIREGVVALDRRGRVRLVNDAARRLLGLGPDVVGQPLEAVLPPGRTTEVLTGRVAGQDLLIVSGGRVLVANRMDTADGGTVATLRDRTELEQLGRELDGTRGLTEALRAQDHEHANRLHTLLGLLELGMYEEAVDFVAEVTGAHRATAEQVTERVQEPLVSALLVGKSAVAAERGVALRVSAGTRLPERVVDPRDLVTVLGNLVDNALDAAGPCPGPFVEVELRAVGATVVLTVADNGPGVPEEVRELVFADGWSTKEPAPHRPRGLGLSLVRRLAERYGGSARVGERPGGGAVFTVELPEALRTEELGGRGPDGEALLREARDPEGSRPGAPGPEEPSRAPRPLEGVNQ from the coding sequence ATGCGCCCCCGGTGGCCCCGTCGCGTCTCCGCCCACGTCCTGTCGGTCCAGCTCGTGATCACCACGGGCGTCACCGCGCTCGCCACCGGTCTCTTCCTCGAACCGCTCGGCGCCCAGCTCGACGACCAGGCGGAGCACCGGGCGCTGGCCATAGCCCAGGCCACCGCCGCACAACCCGGCATCGCCCACGCCGTGCTGGCCGGCCCGCCCGATCCCGAGGGCCCCGTACAGGCCGCCGCGGAACGCATCCGGCTGGCCACGGACGCCAGTTACGTGGTCGTCGTCGACACGCGGGGCATCCGCTACTCCCACACCACCCCCGCCGAGATCGGCCGGCACGTCAGCACCGATCCGGGGCAGGCCCTGGGCGGACGCGAGTGGACGGGCATCGAGAGCGGCACACTGGGCCGCTCGGCCCGCGGCAAGGTCCCGCTGCGCGACGGCGAGGGCGCGATCGTCGGCGCCGTGTCCGTCGGCATCGCCTACGGCGACGTGCGCGACCTGCTGCTGCACGCCCTGCCCGGCATCCTCGTGGGCGCGGGCGCGGCGCTGGCGGCCGGGGCACTGGCCGCCTTCGCCCTCTCGTGGCGGCTGCGCAAGCGCACCCACGGCATCGAGCTCTCGGAGATCTCCGCGCTGCTCGACGAGCGGGAGGCCATGCTGCACGGCATCCGCGAGGGCGTGGTCGCCCTGGACCGGCGCGGCCGGGTGCGGCTGGTCAACGACGCCGCCCGGCGCCTGCTCGGGCTGGGTCCGGACGTCGTCGGGCAGCCGCTGGAGGCCGTGCTGCCGCCGGGACGGACCACCGAGGTGCTGACCGGGCGGGTGGCCGGTCAGGACCTGCTGATCGTCTCGGGCGGGCGGGTGCTGGTCGCCAACCGCATGGACACGGCCGACGGCGGCACCGTCGCGACGCTGCGCGACCGTACCGAGCTGGAGCAGCTGGGACGGGAGCTGGACGGCACCCGGGGGCTGACCGAGGCCCTGCGGGCCCAGGACCACGAGCACGCCAACCGCCTGCACACGCTCCTGGGCCTGCTGGAGCTGGGGATGTACGAGGAAGCGGTGGACTTCGTGGCCGAGGTCACCGGAGCGCACCGGGCCACGGCCGAGCAGGTCACCGAGCGCGTGCAGGAACCGCTGGTCAGCGCACTGCTGGTGGGCAAGAGCGCGGTGGCGGCGGAGCGCGGCGTGGCCCTGCGGGTGAGTGCGGGCACGCGTCTGCCCGAACGGGTGGTGGACCCCAGGGACCTGGTCACCGTGCTCGGGAACCTCGTGGACAACGCGCTGGACGCCGCCGGCCCCTGCCCCGGCCCCTTCGTGGAGGTCGAGCTGCGGGCCGTGGGGGCCACGGTCGTCCTGACCGTCGCGGACAACGGGCCGGGGGTCCCGGAGGAGGTCCGCGAGCTGGTGTTCGCCGACGGCTGGTCCACCAAGGAGCCGGCCCCGCACCGGCCCCGTGGGCTGGGCCTGTCCCTGGTGCGGCGGCTCGCGGAGCGCTACGGCGGGTCGGCCCGGGTGGGAGAACGGCCGGGCGGGGGCGCGGTGTTCACGGTGGAACTGCCGGAAGCCCTGCGTACGGA
- a CDS encoding ABC transporter permease has translation MSTVKGLTEARAKAARNRRLLVLGARVLLLAALLTTWEVLARTKTIDPFNFSMPSKIWDQIVQWTTHGTTHGSLGRQIWVTLYEALVGWGVGVTAGVVLGITLGRVRFLADVLGPFIKVLNALPRIVLAPIFIIWFGLGPESKIASAVVLVFFPVFFNAFQGAREVDRNLVANARILGAGDRRVTLQVVVPAATSWIFTSLHVSFGFALIGAIVGEFIGASEGIGLLVAESQGTFNAAGVYAAMAILAAVALLAEGLLTFAEKRLFRWKPGSPGGEH, from the coding sequence CTGAGCACGGTCAAGGGCCTGACCGAAGCCCGCGCGAAGGCCGCCCGCAACCGCAGGCTGCTGGTCCTCGGCGCCCGCGTGCTCCTCCTCGCCGCGCTGCTCACGACCTGGGAGGTCCTCGCCCGCACCAAGACGATCGACCCGTTCAACTTCTCGATGCCGTCGAAGATCTGGGACCAGATCGTGCAGTGGACGACGCACGGCACCACCCACGGCTCGCTCGGCCGGCAGATCTGGGTCACGCTGTACGAGGCGCTGGTCGGCTGGGGTGTCGGGGTGACGGCGGGCGTGGTCCTCGGCATCACGCTCGGCCGCGTCCGCTTCCTCGCCGACGTCCTCGGCCCGTTCATCAAGGTGCTCAACGCCCTGCCCAGGATCGTCCTCGCGCCGATCTTCATCATCTGGTTCGGCCTGGGCCCCGAGTCCAAGATCGCCTCGGCCGTGGTGCTGGTCTTCTTCCCCGTCTTCTTCAACGCCTTCCAGGGCGCCCGCGAGGTGGACCGCAACCTGGTCGCCAACGCCCGCATCCTGGGTGCCGGCGACCGCCGGGTGACCCTCCAGGTCGTCGTCCCGGCCGCCACCTCCTGGATCTTCACCAGCCTGCACGTCAGCTTCGGCTTCGCCCTCATCGGCGCGATCGTCGGCGAGTTCATCGGCGCCTCCGAGGGCATCGGGCTGCTCGTCGCCGAGTCGCAGGGGACCTTCAACGCCGCCGGCGTCTACGCGGCGATGGCCATCCTCGCCGCCGTCGCGCTCCTCGCCGAGGGCCTGCTGACCTTCGCGGAGAAGCGGCTCTTCCGCTGGAAGCCCGGCTCGCCCGGCGGAGAGCACTGA
- a CDS encoding ABC transporter ATP-binding protein: MNSATPRDTPPDGVPAIELRGASKTFRTPSGARHTAVRDLDLSVAQGEFVAVVGPTGCGKSTTLTLVSGLEEPSEGHVLIGGEPVRGIRPEVGFVFQQDAVFPWRTVLSNVMAGPRFRGVPKAEARERARDWLGRVGLAAFADRYPHQLSGGQRKRVALAQTFVNDPRILLMDEPFSALDVQTRALMSDELLDLWGGSRPGAREDCAPPASVVFVTHDLEEAIALADKVVVMTAGPATVKEIFPIRLPRPRKVESVRLEPEFIDIYREIWSSLGEEVRITRERGASRVA; this comes from the coding sequence ATGAACAGCGCGACCCCACGCGACACCCCACCGGACGGCGTCCCGGCGATCGAACTGCGCGGTGCGAGCAAGACCTTCCGCACGCCCTCGGGCGCGCGGCACACGGCCGTCCGCGATCTCGATCTCAGCGTGGCCCAGGGCGAGTTCGTCGCCGTCGTCGGCCCGACCGGATGCGGAAAGTCCACCACGCTCACCCTGGTGAGCGGCCTGGAGGAGCCCTCCGAGGGCCACGTCCTCATCGGCGGGGAGCCCGTCCGGGGCATCAGGCCCGAGGTCGGCTTCGTCTTCCAGCAGGACGCCGTCTTCCCCTGGCGGACGGTGCTGTCCAACGTGATGGCGGGGCCGCGCTTCCGCGGCGTGCCGAAGGCCGAGGCGCGCGAGCGGGCCCGTGACTGGCTCGGCCGGGTGGGCCTCGCGGCCTTCGCGGACCGGTACCCCCACCAGCTCTCCGGCGGCCAGCGCAAGCGCGTCGCGCTCGCGCAGACCTTCGTCAACGACCCCCGGATCCTGCTCATGGACGAGCCGTTCTCGGCCCTCGACGTGCAGACCCGGGCCCTGATGTCGGACGAACTCCTCGACCTGTGGGGCGGATCGCGCCCCGGCGCGCGCGAGGACTGCGCCCCTCCCGCCTCCGTCGTCTTCGTCACCCACGACCTGGAGGAAGCCATCGCGCTGGCCGACAAGGTCGTGGTGATGACCGCGGGCCCGGCCACCGTCAAGGAGATCTTCCCCATCCGGCTGCCGCGCCCGCGCAAGGTCGAATCGGTGCGTCTGGAGCCCGAGTTCATCGACATCTACCGCGAGATCTGGTCCTCCCTCGGCGAGGAAGTCCGCATCACCCGTGAGAGGGGTGCCTCCCGTGTCGCTTGA